In Macrotis lagotis isolate mMagLag1 chromosome 8, bilby.v1.9.chrom.fasta, whole genome shotgun sequence, a single genomic region encodes these proteins:
- the GHRL gene encoding appetite-regulating hormone, with the protein MLPKVAVCTVLLLSVLWMDVASAGSSFLSPEHPKNQRKESKKPAVKLQPRDTEDSFSQPEELEKGLEIQFNAPFDMGIKVAEAQYQQYGHTLEKVLQEILLEENQGHTGEK; encoded by the exons ATGCTTCCCAAGGTGGCCGTCTGCACTGTGCTCCTTCTCAGTGTCCTCTGGATGGATGTGGCCTCAGCAGGCTCCAGTTTCCTAAGCCCTGAGCACCCAAAGAACCAG CGGAAGGAATCCAAAAAGCCAGCTGTCAAACTTCAACCCCGGGACACAGAAGACTCTTTCAGCCAGCCTGAAGAACTAGAGAAAGGTTTGGAAATACAG ttcaatGCTCCCTTTGACATGGGGATTAAAGTAGCAGAGGCTCAATACCAGCAGTATGGCCACACCCTGGAAAAGGTTTTGCAGGAGATCCTTTTGGAAGAGAACCAAG